The proteins below are encoded in one region of Clostridium estertheticum:
- a CDS encoding phage tail tape measure protein, translating to MGDELSLNIKLAMESQSFQQQVAGINRQMTLVQSGFASASSKLGEFGTATDKLKAKQELLTQQLELAKSKTTLYSDAQAKSKLTLDKNVIANESLRVKLEEATKAHNSSVSATGKDSEESKKLALELSQLKAEYSNSNSLIANNARALDNNTIKMNNAEKSANNLEKQLKSTANEITVQDSKWTKLGTSLTESSTKLKAVGSSMTTTGEKLSTSLTVPILGAGVAVGKLSMDFEASMAKVSTISDNTQMPIGTLRSAILKLSDDTGIASTEIANNVYDAISAGQSTGDAVNFVTNSTKLAKAGYAEAGDSLDLLTTILNSYGMKSSETAKISDVLIQVQNKGKVTVGELSKSMGMIIPTANQYGISLEQLGAGYAIMTSKGVKSAEATTYMNSAFNEMGKSGTVASKAIEKATGKSFPELIKSGKSVGDILNIMSDYAKKNGKSLTDMFGSVEAGKAGLLLSGNAGKEFDEMLKSMGLSAGETDKAFAKVNDTAGTRLAKSFNELKNAGIKMGDALTPVIEKISVVVQKLADKFNELTPAQQGTIIKIAGLVAVIGPTIVIVGKLATAFGAISGVLGTASTALGIGATATAGVGVAGATASTGLAGLGTAFGAVLIPLAPYILAIGAVVGTGILIKNALNKEATPAVDLFADKVVTTANSVNGANNGMGASYSTVVTTISDGTKKAVGAYMDLDTKATASLTDLYVNSTGITAKNATEVVIQYKGLADKVEANLDTRYNTEYTTMEAFFNKSSALSKTEEEKALAKLKQDNVDKKTVEDNYIKQIQAIVKKASDEHRALTLSDQQKINAIQDKMKVNGIKTLSESDVESKVILERIKAYGVRITTEQASEIIKNANKQRDGVVKGADDQYTKSVEAIIKMRDESHSITADQATKLIADAKNQKDKTIEHAEAMRSGAVAKVTSMNKDITKSVDTSTGDILTNWDKMKNWWDKWEPGVKTFVTKMANGIVGGYDKNYTGTNNYQGGLTTMHEHGYELYNLPKASRIYNHEASEALVLQTAKQVAQGVLANSNSGKGDTAITQNFYVPVPSASELARQSKRGQQELAFNF from the coding sequence ATGGGTGATGAACTTTCACTGAACATAAAACTGGCGATGGAATCACAATCTTTCCAGCAACAGGTTGCAGGTATAAATCGCCAAATGACTTTAGTACAAAGTGGGTTTGCAAGTGCCAGTTCTAAACTTGGAGAATTCGGGACTGCTACAGATAAATTAAAGGCTAAACAAGAATTGTTAACACAGCAATTAGAACTTGCTAAAAGCAAAACTACTTTATATTCTGATGCACAAGCAAAATCAAAATTAACATTAGATAAAAATGTAATTGCTAATGAATCATTAAGAGTTAAATTGGAAGAAGCTACAAAAGCACATAATAGTAGTGTTAGTGCCACTGGCAAGGATAGTGAAGAAAGTAAAAAATTAGCACTAGAATTAAGTCAGTTAAAAGCCGAGTATAGCAATAGTAATAGTTTGATAGCAAACAATGCGAGAGCACTTGATAATAATACAATTAAGATGAATAATGCAGAAAAGTCTGCTAATAATTTAGAAAAGCAATTAAAATCAACAGCCAATGAAATAACAGTGCAAGATAGTAAATGGACTAAACTTGGTACTTCTTTAACAGAATCATCGACAAAATTAAAAGCAGTTGGTTCTTCTATGACTACAACAGGTGAAAAATTGTCTACAAGTTTAACTGTTCCAATTCTAGGGGCAGGTGTTGCAGTAGGTAAGTTATCTATGGATTTTGAAGCAAGTATGGCAAAAGTTAGTACAATAAGTGATAATACGCAAATGCCAATTGGAACTTTAAGAAGTGCAATATTAAAACTTTCTGATGATACTGGAATTGCCAGTACTGAGATTGCTAATAACGTTTATGATGCTATTTCAGCAGGTCAAAGTACAGGAGATGCAGTAAACTTTGTAACCAATTCTACTAAATTAGCCAAGGCAGGTTATGCAGAAGCAGGAGATTCACTTGATTTGCTAACAACAATATTGAATTCTTATGGAATGAAATCAAGTGAGACTGCTAAAATTTCTGATGTGTTAATTCAAGTTCAGAATAAGGGTAAAGTTACAGTTGGAGAACTATCGAAAAGTATGGGTATGATTATTCCCACGGCAAACCAATATGGTATATCTTTAGAACAATTAGGTGCAGGATACGCAATTATGACTTCTAAGGGTGTAAAATCTGCTGAAGCAACTACATATATGAATTCAGCTTTTAATGAAATGGGTAAAAGTGGAACAGTAGCTTCTAAAGCAATAGAGAAAGCCACAGGAAAATCGTTTCCCGAACTAATTAAAAGTGGAAAAAGTGTTGGTGATATACTTAATATTATGTCAGATTATGCCAAGAAAAATGGTAAGAGTTTAACAGATATGTTTGGATCTGTAGAAGCAGGAAAAGCAGGTTTATTATTAAGTGGCAATGCAGGTAAAGAATTTGATGAAATGCTTAAATCTATGGGATTAAGTGCAGGTGAAACAGACAAAGCATTTGCAAAAGTAAATGATACAGCAGGTACTAGATTAGCAAAATCTTTTAATGAACTTAAAAATGCAGGTATAAAAATGGGAGATGCACTTACTCCAGTGATTGAAAAAATATCTGTAGTAGTACAAAAATTAGCTGATAAATTTAATGAACTAACACCTGCTCAACAAGGAACAATAATTAAAATAGCAGGATTAGTCGCAGTAATCGGGCCAACTATAGTAATAGTAGGTAAATTAGCAACGGCTTTTGGTGCTATATCAGGGGTTTTAGGAACTGCAAGTACAGCACTAGGAATAGGTGCAACAGCAACAGCAGGTGTAGGCGTCGCAGGAGCAACGGCAAGTACAGGATTAGCAGGATTAGGAACAGCATTTGGAGCAGTTTTAATTCCGTTAGCACCTTATATTTTGGCAATTGGTGCAGTTGTTGGCACAGGAATTCTTATTAAAAATGCACTTAATAAAGAAGCAACTCCAGCAGTTGATTTATTCGCAGATAAAGTAGTTACAACAGCTAACAGTGTGAATGGTGCAAACAATGGTATGGGTGCAAGTTACAGCACCGTAGTTACAACAATATCGGACGGTACAAAGAAAGCCGTTGGTGCATATATGGATTTAGACACTAAAGCAACAGCAAGTTTAACAGATTTATATGTTAACTCGACTGGTATAACTGCTAAAAATGCAACAGAAGTAGTTATACAGTATAAGGGATTAGCAGATAAAGTTGAAGCGAATTTAGACACTAGATATAACACAGAATATACCACTATGGAAGCATTCTTTAATAAAAGTAGTGCACTGAGTAAAACAGAAGAGGAAAAAGCATTAGCAAAATTAAAACAAGATAATGTAGATAAGAAAACAGTTGAAGATAATTATATTAAACAGATACAAGCAATAGTTAAAAAGGCTTCGGATGAACATAGAGCATTAACTTTATCTGACCAACAAAAAATAAACGCCATTCAAGATAAAATGAAAGTTAATGGAATTAAAACTTTGAGTGAATCGGATGTTGAGTCAAAAGTTATACTAGAGAGAATTAAAGCATATGGTGTTAGAATTACTACTGAACAAGCTTCAGAAATAATCAAAAACGCAAATAAACAGAGGGATGGAGTAGTTAAAGGTGCAGATGACCAATATACTAAATCAGTAGAAGCTATTATTAAGATGAGAGATGAAAGTCATTCCATAACAGCTGATCAAGCTACTAAATTAATAGCAGACGCAAAAAACCAGAAAGATAAAACCATTGAACATGCCGAAGCAATGCGAAGTGGAGCTGTCGCAAAAGTAACTAGTATGAATAAAGATATAACGAAAAGTGTAGATACATCTACAGGAGATATTCTCACTAATTGGGACAAAATGAAAAATTGGTGGGATAAATGGGAGCCAGGAGTAAAAACTTTTGTAACAAAGATGGCAAATGGAATAGTCGGAGGATATGATAAAAATTATACTGGCACGAATAATTATCAAGGTGGATTAACCACAATGCACGAACATGGTTATGAACTTTACAACTTACCAAAAGCTAGTAGAATTTATAATCACGAAGCAAGTGAAGCATTGGTTTTACAGACTGCAAAACAAGTTGCACAAGGAGTTTTAGCTAATAGTAACAGTGGAAAGGGTGATACTGCTATTACACAAAATTTTTATGTACCAGTCCCAAGTGCAAGTGAATTGGCAAGACAATCCAAAAGAGGACAACAAGAATTAGCATTTAATTTTTAG
- a CDS encoding phage tail family protein gives MSKTITFINSLGEELVLTNSAPFLLQSFTQSGNVNIYSSKSMNQDGKNYLGNTLDIMDISLEVALVGNTKEELQRYKNKVIKILNPKNGEGWLCYKNNINERKVKCIINKIPFFNIVNSNRVYNGLISLTANNPFWTDLIEDKEEIALWKGDFSFSEDGSDGFELVVGGIEIGHRELSLIVNILNSGDVECGMRIEFKALATLTNPNILNVNTGEYIKINKGMVAGEVISISTYFGSKKVDSILDGVTTNIFNYIDFQSTFLQLDVGDNLFRYNSDTGIDNLEVSIYYQQQYLGV, from the coding sequence TTGTCAAAAACAATAACATTTATAAATAGTTTAGGGGAAGAGTTGGTATTAACTAATTCAGCCCCTTTTTTATTACAAAGTTTTACGCAAAGTGGAAATGTGAATATTTATAGTAGTAAAAGTATGAATCAAGATGGGAAAAATTATTTAGGAAATACCCTAGATATAATGGATATATCTTTGGAAGTTGCTTTAGTTGGTAATACAAAAGAGGAACTTCAAAGATATAAAAATAAAGTAATCAAAATATTGAATCCTAAAAATGGTGAAGGTTGGCTTTGTTATAAAAATAATATTAATGAAAGAAAAGTAAAATGTATTATAAATAAAATACCTTTCTTTAATATTGTAAATAGTAATAGAGTTTATAATGGCTTAATTAGTTTAACTGCAAATAATCCATTTTGGACTGATCTTATTGAGGATAAGGAAGAAATAGCATTATGGAAAGGTGATTTTTCATTTTCTGAAGATGGAAGTGATGGATTTGAACTTGTAGTTGGTGGAATAGAAATAGGACATAGAGAACTAAGTCTTATAGTTAATATATTAAATAGTGGTGATGTTGAATGTGGAATGAGAATAGAATTTAAAGCACTTGCTACATTAACTAATCCTAATATATTGAATGTTAATACTGGTGAGTATATTAAAATTAATAAAGGTATGGTTGCAGGAGAAGTTATTTCAATATCAACATATTTTGGTTCTAAAAAAGTTGATTCTATTTTAGATGGAGTTACTACAAATATTTTTAATTATATAGATTTCCAAAGTACATTTTTACAATTAGATGTTGGTGATAATTTATTTAGATATAATTCCGATACTGGAATAGATAATCTTGAAGTTAGTATATATTATCAGCAACAATATTTGGGGGTGTAA
- a CDS encoding siphovirus ReqiPepy6 Gp37-like family protein encodes MEIYVFNRNLEFIGMIDSFTSLIWTRRYYKSGEFELHCDLTPQNLKMLERGNIIYKTGDVEAGYIEYRNFKQDTEGKEILVIKGKFLTSYFNRRIIWGTEVFNITAELAMRNLVTDNCISPINTSRIIHNMMLGTLNGFIETVDYQVSYANLSDELENLSNISNLGHRVNFDINSKKLVFEVYKGLDRSVNQSSNPRCIFSKEYDNILEQEYVDSLNNYKNLVLVGGIGEGSERRLVTIGDSVGLDRFEVFADQKSLANTEDINGVSTVMSDVDYNLLLSGKGNETLALTKEIQTFDSKINLNSNLTYKTDYNLGDIITIVSKKWGITFDSRINEIQEVYEENGLSINITFGNNIPTIMDKIKQKLKLQSNSSGSNGNSNTTITNIDGGSF; translated from the coding sequence GTGGAGATATATGTATTTAATAGAAATTTAGAATTTATTGGTATGATAGATAGTTTCACATCGTTAATATGGACAAGAAGATATTATAAAAGTGGCGAGTTTGAGTTACATTGTGATTTAACTCCTCAAAATCTCAAAATGTTAGAAAGAGGAAATATTATTTATAAAACAGGAGATGTGGAAGCAGGATATATTGAGTATAGAAACTTTAAGCAAGATACAGAAGGTAAAGAAATATTAGTTATTAAAGGCAAGTTTCTTACTTCTTATTTTAATCGTAGAATTATTTGGGGAACTGAAGTATTTAATATAACAGCCGAGTTAGCGATGAGGAATTTAGTAACAGATAACTGTATAAGTCCAATCAATACAAGTAGAATAATACATAATATGATGTTGGGAACTTTAAATGGTTTTATAGAGACAGTTGATTATCAAGTATCTTATGCCAATTTATCTGACGAACTTGAAAATTTAAGTAATATAAGTAATTTGGGACATAGAGTAAATTTTGATATTAATAGTAAAAAGTTAGTTTTTGAAGTGTATAAAGGGTTAGATAGATCTGTTAATCAATCTAGTAATCCAAGATGTATTTTTAGTAAAGAATATGACAATATTTTAGAACAAGAGTATGTAGATAGTCTTAATAATTATAAAAATTTAGTATTAGTTGGTGGTATTGGTGAGGGATCTGAAAGAAGATTAGTTACTATAGGTGATAGTGTTGGCTTAGATAGATTTGAAGTATTTGCTGACCAGAAAAGTTTAGCAAATACAGAAGATATTAATGGTGTTTCAACAGTTATGAGTGATGTTGACTATAACCTTTTATTAAGTGGAAAAGGAAATGAAACACTTGCATTAACAAAAGAAATTCAAACATTTGATAGTAAAATAAATCTTAATTCAAATTTAACTTATAAAACTGATTATAACCTAGGAGATATTATTACTATTGTTTCTAAAAAGTGGGGCATAACCTTTGATAGCAGAATTAATGAAATTCAGGAAGTATATGAAGAGAATGGATTAAGCATTAATATTACTTTTGGTAATAACATCCCAACAATTATGGATAAAATAAAACAAAAATTAAAATTACAATCTAATAGTAGTGGGAGTAATGGGAATAGTAACACAACTATAACAAATATAGACGGGGGTAGTTTTTAA
- a CDS encoding collagen-like protein has translation MIRTIQLKRYKLKADLPILLEAEPALCLDTGEVFIGDGVNNIPLSKQGIQGIQGSQGIQGEKGIKGEKGDTGLQGSVGSTGIQGIQGLKGDIGITGASGSQGIQGIKGTDGSNGSQGIQGIQGIKGDTGAQGIQGLTGSGTGDMLKSVYDKDGNGIVDNSDSSNRFNCPDGDRNASNKLPNSVPHQVRVDFANAGSADGGGNYSGVITFSPWDGTTSSTGDASYQLAFNSTATNGGGIPYLSLRKGIDNTWNPWTRLGLMNDPNTGTNYTMGVLNGKLYIKPV, from the coding sequence TTGATAAGAACTATACAACTTAAAAGATATAAATTGAAGGCAGATTTACCTATATTACTAGAAGCAGAACCTGCGTTATGTCTTGATACTGGAGAAGTTTTTATTGGAGATGGAGTAAATAATATTCCTTTAAGTAAGCAAGGAATACAAGGCATACAAGGTAGTCAAGGAATCCAAGGAGAAAAAGGTATCAAGGGAGAAAAAGGTGATACTGGATTGCAAGGTTCTGTTGGATCAACTGGTATTCAGGGAATACAAGGTTTAAAGGGAGATATTGGAATTACAGGCGCAAGTGGTTCACAAGGTATTCAAGGTATAAAAGGGACTGATGGTTCAAATGGCTCACAGGGAATACAAGGTATTCAAGGTATCAAGGGAGATACTGGTGCACAAGGTATTCAAGGGTTAACAGGTTCAGGAACTGGGGACATGCTGAAAAGTGTTTATGATAAAGATGGTAATGGGATAGTTGATAATTCCGATTCTTCTAATCGTTTTAATTGTCCCGATGGTGATAGGAATGCAAGCAATAAGCTACCAAACTCCGTTCCACATCAAGTACGTGTTGATTTTGCTAACGCAGGTAGTGCAGATGGTGGAGGTAATTATTCAGGTGTTATTACTTTTTCTCCTTGGGATGGCACAACAAGTAGTACGGGTGATGCTTCTTACCAACTAGCTTTTAATTCTACGGCTACTAATGGTGGTGGAATACCTTATCTTAGTCTTCGCAAAGGCATTGATAATACTTGGAATCCTTGGACTAGATTAGGTCTAATGAATGATCCTAATACTGGTACGAATTATACAATGGGTGTCCTTAATGGGAAACTATACATTAAACCAGTTTAA
- a CDS encoding CD1375 family protein, whose protein sequence is MVHMYYKLVGVGYRTMELVEGKIQVPEEYRAGVQLLLDKDKLKII, encoded by the coding sequence ATGGTTCACATGTATTATAAATTAGTAGGTGTAGGATATAGAACAATGGAATTAGTAGAAGGAAAGATACAAGTTCCTGAAGAGTATAGAGCAGGAGTACAATTATTGTTAGATAAAGATAAATTAAAAATTATTTAG
- a CDS encoding N-acetylmuramoyl-L-alanine amidase yields the protein MSKYLLDMGHCLKGFDTGTQGYGKTEQECTREVGYKVKSKLEALGHTVIIVSCDSANSVIESLAYRVDTANRIGGDLYIAIHLNSGGGFGTEIYTYNAKVFTEASNILKNFVSLGLTDRGIKDGSHLYVIHNTKMKSLLVECCFMDSKNDMNIYDADKMSDAIVLGLTGKLPNTTISTPFAFKKTVIITATNGLNCRQTPISGAIIKTFKKGDVVTYVELDSSKKWGKLVTSKFTGWICLEYTK from the coding sequence ATGAGTAAATATTTATTAGATATGGGACATTGTCTTAAAGGTTTTGATACTGGGACTCAAGGTTATGGAAAAACTGAACAAGAATGTACTAGAGAGGTAGGATATAAAGTTAAATCCAAACTTGAAGCACTAGGACATACTGTAATAATAGTCTCATGTGATAGTGCAAATAGTGTTATTGAATCACTAGCATATCGTGTTGATACTGCTAATAGAATTGGTGGAGATTTATATATAGCAATTCATTTGAATAGTGGTGGAGGTTTTGGAACAGAGATATATACCTACAATGCAAAAGTATTTACTGAAGCTAGTAATATATTAAAGAATTTTGTTTCTTTAGGACTAACAGACAGAGGGATTAAAGATGGTAGCCATTTATATGTTATACATAATACAAAAATGAAAAGCTTACTTGTAGAATGTTGTTTTATGGATTCTAAAAATGATATGAATATATATGATGCCGACAAGATGTCGGATGCAATTGTTTTAGGATTGACAGGTAAATTGCCTAATACCACGATCTCGACACCGTTTGCTTTTAAAAAAACGGTGATTATTACTGCAACAAATGGATTAAATTGTAGACAAACTCCAATCTCAGGAGCAATAATTAAGACTTTTAAAAAGGGTGATGTGGTTACATATGTAGAGTTGGATTCTAGTAAAAAATGGGGTAAATTAGTTACAAGTAAATTTACTGGATGGATTTGTTTAGAATATACAAAATAA
- the spoIIM gene encoding stage II sporulation protein M encodes MSSNALISNVNKHIQENYWLYIISILCVFTGIILGIYSVKYMGEFEHKDLVNYLINFIDPSNTSGISYKLIFFQSIKNNLPVIIFLWFLGLTIVGLPIIVIIDLLKGFTVGFTFSFMISGLGKSGIGIAILGVLPQNLIYIPCIIFASVISMEFSIMLLRNKFNKQWTSSISSRIIYYSVIFIVIMGFLFIGIIIESYIAPYFVKNLINNLGSLTK; translated from the coding sequence ATGTCATCTAACGCATTAATAAGTAATGTAAATAAACATATACAAGAAAATTATTGGTTATATATTATAAGTATTTTGTGTGTATTTACAGGTATAATTTTAGGGATTTATAGTGTGAAATATATGGGTGAATTTGAACACAAGGATTTAGTGAATTATTTAATTAATTTTATTGATCCTTCAAACACAAGTGGGATTAGTTATAAATTAATATTTTTCCAATCAATAAAAAACAATTTACCAGTAATTATTTTTCTATGGTTTTTAGGGCTAACTATTGTGGGTTTGCCAATTATTGTGATTATTGATTTGTTAAAAGGATTTACAGTTGGCTTTACCTTTAGTTTTATGATTAGTGGGCTAGGAAAGAGTGGTATTGGTATTGCAATACTAGGGGTATTACCTCAAAATTTAATTTATATTCCATGCATTATTTTTGCATCGGTGATATCAATGGAATTTTCTATAATGTTATTAAGAAACAAGTTCAATAAACAATGGACAAGTAGTATATCTAGCAGAATAATATATTATAGCGTAATATTTATTGTAATAATGGGTTTCTTGTTTATAGGGATAATTATAGAATCATATATTGCACCTTATTTTGTTAAAAATCTTATTAATAATTTGGGAAGTCTAACTAAATGA
- a CDS encoding tyrosine recombinase, which yields MNELLTIYIKKLQNNKLTRNTIDAYTRDVKRFIDFTENRNETQETVDNITIMAYSEYLKKEGKANSSIARSIVSIRNYYKYLIKSNLAQNDPTAYFSLPKIKRNIPQILSIEEIDELLNQPDQLTIKGCRDKAMLELMYATGMKVSELLSLTVYDINLESLYITCNNGRKNERIIPIGRHAISCMSEYLKIRYKINVNNLNLLFLNTKSEKMTRQGFWKIIKEYAKTTSIKKTINSYTIRHSFAVHLLQNGAGISAVQELLGHNSMSTTQVYSTVVKKNKISEIYKNTFPRA from the coding sequence ATGAATGAGTTATTGACAATTTATATAAAAAAATTACAAAATAATAAGTTGACGAGAAATACTATTGACGCCTACACGAGAGATGTAAAACGATTCATTGACTTCACGGAGAATAGAAATGAAACCCAGGAAACAGTTGATAACATAACAATAATGGCTTATTCTGAGTATCTAAAAAAAGAAGGCAAAGCGAATAGTTCGATAGCAAGAAGTATTGTTTCTATTAGAAATTACTATAAATATCTTATTAAAAGCAACCTTGCCCAAAATGATCCAACAGCTTATTTTTCTCTACCGAAAATCAAACGGAATATACCTCAGATTTTATCAATTGAGGAGATAGATGAATTATTAAATCAACCAGATCAATTAACAATTAAAGGGTGTAGAGATAAAGCAATGTTAGAATTAATGTATGCAACAGGCATGAAGGTCTCGGAACTTTTAAGTTTAACAGTATATGATATTAATTTAGAGTCGTTATACATAACATGTAATAATGGTAGAAAAAATGAAAGAATAATTCCAATAGGTAGACATGCGATTAGCTGTATGTCAGAATATTTAAAGATTAGATATAAAATAAACGTAAATAACTTAAATTTACTTTTTTTAAACACAAAAAGTGAGAAAATGACAAGGCAAGGTTTTTGGAAAATAATCAAAGAATATGCTAAAACCACTAGCATAAAAAAGACAATAAATTCTTACACAATAAGACATTCATTTGCTGTACATTTATTACAAAATGGTGCAGGTATAAGTGCAGTTCAGGAGCTACTTGGACATAATAGTATGTCCACAACTCAAGTTTATTCAACAGTAGTTAAGAAAAATAAAATATCAGAGATTTACAAGAACACTTTTCCTAGAGCATAG
- a CDS encoding D-alanyl-D-alanine carboxypeptidase family protein gives MKRRFRNVLCLILSLIFTTQFCNMPAKAENKDDKGIVVQAKSALLMEPTSGKIIYEKNSREKFAPASVTKIMTMLLAMEAVDSGKIKLTDKITVSENSKKMGGSSMILDTGEVRTVEEILKGIAIASGNDAAVAMAEYLAGSEGAFVNMMNAKAKSLDMKDTSFKNCTGLSAEGHITTAYDISIMSRELLKHPKILKYSSTYMETISQGRKAPIGLVNHNKLVRFFNGCDGLKTGFTNEAKYCISATAKQNNVRMLAIIMGAPTFKIRNSDASMLMNYGFSKFETKKVIVKDQNLEKIILNKKGDKFLIAKAQEDFLITLERGNKNIITKKIVLKQGLKDYKKNVVIGSCEIYVDNKLCGKINIYSDRDIKKSRVWDNIINNFTELFDKAI, from the coding sequence ATGAAAAGAAGATTTAGAAATGTATTATGTTTAATTTTATCATTAATTTTTACCACACAGTTTTGTAACATGCCTGCTAAAGCAGAAAATAAAGATGATAAAGGAATTGTCGTTCAGGCAAAGTCAGCATTATTAATGGAGCCAACTAGTGGTAAAATAATATATGAAAAAAATTCTCGTGAAAAATTTGCTCCAGCTTCGGTGACTAAAATAATGACTATGTTACTTGCTATGGAGGCAGTAGATTCTGGTAAAATCAAATTAACCGATAAGATAACTGTAAGCGAAAACTCAAAAAAAATGGGTGGAAGTAGTATGATACTTGATACCGGTGAAGTTAGAACCGTAGAAGAAATTTTAAAGGGAATTGCTATTGCATCAGGAAATGATGCAGCAGTTGCAATGGCAGAGTACTTAGCAGGTAGTGAAGGGGCTTTTGTTAATATGATGAATGCAAAAGCTAAAAGTTTGGATATGAAAGATACTAGTTTTAAAAACTGCACTGGTTTAAGTGCAGAGGGACATATTACAACAGCATATGATATTTCAATTATGTCTAGAGAATTATTAAAACATCCTAAAATATTAAAATATTCATCAACATACATGGAAACTATTTCTCAGGGAAGGAAAGCGCCTATAGGTCTTGTAAACCATAATAAGCTTGTAAGATTTTTTAATGGATGTGATGGACTTAAAACTGGATTTACAAATGAAGCGAAATATTGCATATCAGCTACTGCAAAACAAAATAATGTTAGAATGCTTGCAATAATTATGGGTGCACCAACTTTTAAAATAAGAAATAGTGATGCAAGTATGTTAATGAATTATGGTTTTTCTAAATTTGAGACTAAGAAGGTAATAGTGAAGGATCAAAATTTAGAAAAAATAATTTTAAATAAAAAGGGTGACAAGTTTCTAATCGCTAAAGCACAAGAAGATTTTCTTATAACGCTTGAAAGAGGTAATAAGAATATAATAACTAAAAAAATTGTTCTAAAACAAGGGTTGAAAGATTATAAAAAAAATGTAGTTATTGGATCTTGCGAAATATATGTTGATAACAAACTATGTGGCAAGATTAATATCTATAGTGATAGAGATATTAAAAAATCTAGGGTATGGGATAACATTATAAATAATTTTACGGAATTATTTGATAAAGCAATTTAA
- a CDS encoding segregation/condensation protein A codes for MPVSIKVTNFEGPFDLLLHLIKKNKMNIYDINIVEITNQYLEYLRSMKEMDLEMTSEFIVIAATLIEIKSKYLLPKNKEDVSTEDEYDVEKELMDKLVEYRKYKAIAENLKVMEQETGIMISKKPEIIEEDNQNIKEVDFLKNITIFDLHNLYNGLMEKYKNKMNTDIIVNKEILIDEYKIEDKMEELKHKLNHFGKIHFTNLIYGYSSKIEVIVMFLALLELIKIKSVRVFQESNFKAIYLERVN; via the coding sequence ATGCCAGTAAGTATAAAAGTAACTAATTTTGAAGGTCCGTTTGACTTATTATTGCATCTTATAAAGAAAAATAAGATGAATATTTATGATATTAACATTGTTGAAATTACGAATCAGTATTTGGAGTATCTTAGAAGTATGAAAGAAATGGATTTAGAAATGACATCAGAATTTATTGTTATAGCTGCGACTTTAATTGAAATTAAATCAAAATATTTGTTGCCCAAAAATAAAGAAGATGTTAGTACTGAGGATGAATATGATGTGGAAAAGGAATTAATGGACAAACTAGTGGAATATAGAAAATATAAAGCTATAGCTGAAAATTTGAAGGTGATGGAACAAGAGACAGGTATAATGATTAGTAAAAAACCTGAAATAATTGAAGAAGATAATCAGAATATTAAAGAGGTAGATTTTCTAAAAAATATTACAATTTTTGATTTACATAATTTATATAATGGTTTAATGGAAAAATATAAAAATAAGATGAATACAGATATTATTGTAAATAAAGAAATATTGATAGATGAATATAAAATAGAAGATAAAATGGAGGAATTAAAACATAAGCTAAATCATTTTGGAAAGATTCACTTTACAAACTTAATCTATGGTTATTCATCTAAAATAGAAGTTATTGTTATGTTCTTAGCATTACTTGAGTTAATTAAGATTAAGAGTGTACGAGTATTTCAAGAAAGCAATTTTAAAGCTATATATTTAGAAAGGGTAAATTAA